The window GCGTGAACCTCGACGTCGTCAAGGGCGACTTCGTTTCCTTCATCGGTCCCTCCGGCTGCGGCAAGACGACCTTCCTGCGCGTCATCGCCGACCTTGAGAAGCCGACCACCGGCTCGATCACTGTCAACGGCATGACGCCGGAGGAAGCCCGCCGCCATCGCGCCTATGGCTACGTCTTCCAGGCGGCCGCGCTCTATCCCTGGCGAACGATCGAGAAGAACATCGCACTGCCGCTCGAAATCATGGGCTACTCCCGGCAAGAGCAGAAGGCGCGGATCGAACGGACTTTGGAACTCGTCAACCTCGCGGGTTTCGGCAAGAAATACCCCTGGCAGCTCTCCGGCGGCATGCAGCAGCGCGCTTCGATCGCCCGGGCGCTCGCCTTCGACGCCGATCTTCTCCTGATGGACGAGCCCTTCGGCGCGCTCGACGAGATCGTCCGCGATCACTTGAACGAGCAGTTGCTCAAACTCTGGGAGCGTACCGACAAGACGATCTGTTTCGTGACGCATTCGATCCCCGAGGCCGTCTATCTCTCGACGAAGATCGTCGTCATGAGCCCCCGTCCCGGCCGCGTCACCGACGTTATCGAGTCGACCCTGCCGAAGGAACGGCCGCTTGGCATCCGCGAAACGCCGGAATTCCTGGAGATCGCCCATCGCGTTCGCGAGGGCCTGAGGGCGGGGCACAGCTATGAGGAATAGCTGTCCAGGAGTTTTGACTCCTCCCCATCCCCTCCCCACAAGGCAGAGGGGCTTCGTCGCGTATGCCGCTCGCTCAAACTCCAGTCTACGCGAACACGTCGCCCGCTTCATCAAAGAGGAGCAGGCCTGAGATGCGCCAAGAAAACCTCTTCCGCGACAAACTCCTCCCCATCTCCACCGTCGTCCTGTTTTTGATCGCCGTCTGGTATGTCGCCGTCGTCTTCCTCAACGCGCCCTTCGAGCGCGACACGGCAGCGCGAGCCGGAACGGAAATCGCCCTGTCCGATCTCGTCCACAACACCATGGAACAGGAGCGCCCGGTTCTGCCGGCGCCGCACCAGGTGATCGCCGAGATCTGGGACACAACCGTCAACAAGGCGATCACGTCGAAACGCAGCCTCGTATATCACGCCTGGATCACGCTCTCGGCGACCCTTCTCGGCTTCGGGATCGGCGCGGCACTCGGCATTCTTCTCGCAGTCGGCATCGTCCATAACCGGGCAATGGATCGCTCGCTGATGCCCTGGGTGATCGCCAGCCAGACGATCCCGATCCTGGCGATCGCGCCGATGATCATCGTCGTCCTCAATGCGATCGGCATTGCCGGCTTACTGCCGAAGGCGCTGATTTCCACCTATCTCTCGTTCTTCCCGGTAGTCGTCGGCATGGTCAAGGGGTTACGCAGCCCGGAAACGATCCAGCTCGACCTGATGCATACCTATAATGCATCGCCGGCCCAGACCTTCTGGAAGCTACGCTGGCCCTCCTCGATGCCCTTCCTCTTCACCTCGCTCAAGGTCGCGGTCGCCATCTCCCTCGTCGGGGCCATCGTCGGCGAGCTGCCGACGGGAGCAGTGGCCGGACTGGGCGCCCGCCTGCTCGCCGGCTCCTATTATGGCCAGACGGTGCAGATCTGGGCGGCCCTGTTCATGGCGGCAGCGCTTGCCGCCGTCCTCGTCATGATCGTCGGCTTGGCGCACACGGCCGTGCTGAAACGCATGGGAGCCAAGCCATGAATGTGACCGCTCTCGCCGGCGCGATTGCCTTCTGGCTCATCGCCTGGGCAATAAACGAATGGCTGGTCCGCCAGCATTTCGAGAACCGCACGGTCAGCAACCTTGCGCGCTTTGCGGTGCCGTTGCTATTCGGCATCGCCATTCTCGTCCTCTGGGAGGGCATTGTCCGTGGCTTCGGCATCCCGTCGGTACTGCTGCCGGCCCCGTCGATGATCTGGCAAAGGCTGGTGAATTCCGTTCCCACGCTCGCGGCCGATTTCCGGCAGACCTTCCTGAAGTCCGTGCTGACTGGTTATGCGCTCGGCTGCGGCCTCGGCTTTCTGGTAGCAATCCTGATCGACCGCTCGCCCTTCCTGCAGAAGGGCCTGCTGCCGCTCGGCAATTTCGTTTCCGCCCTCCCCGTCATCGGCGTCGCACCGATCATGGTGATGTGGTTCGGCTTCGACTGGCAGTCGAAGGTCGCGGTCGTCGTGATCATGACCTTCTTCCCGATGCTCGTGAACACCGTCTCGGGACTTGCCGCCGCCAGCCATATGGAACGCGACCTGATGCGCACCTACGCGGCCAGCTGGTGGCAGACGCTGGTCAAATTGCGGCTGCCGGCCGCCTGGCCCTTCATCTTCAACGCGCTCAAGATCAACTCCACGCTGGCGCTGATCGGCGCCATCGTGGCCGAGTTCTTCGGGACGCCCATTGTCGGCATGGGCTTCCGGATCTCCACGGAAGTGGGCCGCATGAACGTCGACATGGTTTGGGCCGAAATCGCCGTCGCGGCGGTGGCTGGCTCCGCCTTTTACGGGACGGTTGCGCTGGTCGAGCGGGCCGTCACGTTCTGGCATCCGTCCATCCGCAGTGGCCGGGGCTAGATCACGATGATTTTGGGTCAAGCCGACCCAAAATCATAAACGTGATCCATTCTAACGTTTGGAGCGGGGTGCGGTCGGAAAACACGCATCCCGCTCTGACAATGAAGCAACGATAACAGGGAACTGACATGAAGAAGAAACTCGCATCTTTGCTGGCAGCCGGCGTCGTCTCGCTCGCCGCTTTCCACGCCTATGCCGCCGACGAGGTCACTCTGCAGCTGAAGTGGGTGACTCAGGCCCAGTTCGCGGGCTATTACGTCGCCAAGGACAAGGGATTCTACGAGGAAGAGGGTCTCGACGTCGAGATCAAGCCGGGTGGCCCGGACATCGCACCGGCGCAGGTGATCGCCGGCGGTGGCGCCGACGTCATCGTAGACTGGATGCCTTCCGCGCTCGCAACGCGCGAAAAGGGCGTGCCGCTCGTCAATATCGCCCAGCCCTTCAAGAAGTCCGGCATGATGCTGACCTGTCTCAAGGAGTCCGGCGTTGAAACTCCGGAAGACTTCAAGGGCAAGACGCTCGGCGTCTGGTTCTTCGGCAATGAATATCCCTTCCTCTCCTGGATGGCGCATCTCAACATACCGACCGACGGCGGCCCGGACGGCGTGACGGTCCTCAAACAGGGTTTCAACGTCGATCCGCTCATTCAGAAACAGGCGGCGTGCATCTCGACGATGACTTATAACGAGTATTGGCAAGTCATCGACGCCGGCATCAAGCCGGAGGATCTCGTTACCTTCAAATACGAGGACCAGGGTGTCGCCACGCTCGAAGACGGCCTCTACGTGCTTGAGGACAAGCTCAAGGATCCGGCTTTCAAGGAGAAAATGGTGAAGTTCGTCCGCGCTTCGATGAAGGGGTGGAAATATGCCGAGGAAAATCCGGATGAAGCGGCCGAAATCGTGCTCGAGAACGACTCGACCGGCGCCCAGACGGAGGAGCACCAGAAGCGCATGATGGGCGAAATTGCCAAGTTGACCGCGGGCTCGAACGGCGCCCTTGACGAGGCCGACTACAAGCGCACGGTCGAATCCCTGCTCGCAGGCGGCTCCGATCCGGTCATCTCGAAGGAGCCGGAAGGCGCCTGGACGCATGAGATCACCGACGAAGCCTTGAAGTGACCGTTCCTACCGAATGAGGTAAGCGCGCGGCGGCCGCCCCGCGCTTACCTGCTATCCCGCTTCGGCTGTCAAACTTGCCTCATAGGTTGTGCCGGTATTGCGTTTGGAGCGCCTTGCGGCTAGAAAATATTGAGGCACCATCTTTTTCGCCGCCCTTGTAAGCGTTTGCTGCGAAGATTACATAGACCGCAACGTTTGGTTGGAGGACCGGCGCAGGGGAGCTGATTATTCTCTCTTCTTGCCCTCCGGGGGAAATTTCTCCCAATTACATGCTTCGTCGATGTGGAAGCCGATCCGAGGACAACCACGCGGCAGTTCAGAGTGTCACCGTGTCCTGTGTGGTCTGAAAGACCGCGGGCAGAATGACCGGCCGTGATGCTGATCGGTCGGAAGGAATTCGATATCGCGGCCGCACGGGCATCCGACGGCATGGCCGGCAAAGGCGCGAGGAACAGATAAGCGCTTTGCCCTGCGATTGACGAGCGAGGATGATTTCTTTTCGGGTTGGGACAATAGGCCGATGACTCAGACATTTCTTCCTCTTCTCGGCGCCTTCGCAGCGATTGCACTCAGCCCATTCTCTGCAGCCTCGGCCGAGGAAGCCGCAAAACCGCAGCAGGAACAAATATTGCCGTCGATCGTCGTCACCGAGGCCGCGGAGCGGGCGATCAGTGATCGCGTCCTCGCAACCGGTTCGATCGAGGCGGTCGAGGAGACCTATGTTTCCCCGTTGGTGGACGGGCTTTCCATCCGCTCGCTGAATGTCGATGTCGGCGACCGGGTCGAGAAAGGCAGCACGCTCGTCGTGCTCAACGACGATGCTCTGCTCCTGCAGAAGAGCGAACTCGAAGCCAATCTTGCCAAGGCGGAGGCCGCGGTTGCGCAATATCGTGCTCAACTCGCCGAAACGACGGCCAATGCCGAAGAGGCGACGCGCGTCGCCGAACGCGCCGAGCAGCTTTCGACAAACGGCACCGTATCGACGGCGGAGGCCGACCGGCTGAAGGCTCTCGCCGCAGCCGCGCGCGCCCGCGTCCGCTCGGCCGAGCAGTCGGTGAGCGTTGCGGCCGCCGACATCAAGGTCGTTCAGGCGCAGGTCGAGGATGTGAACCTGCGACTTGCCCGCACGGAAGTGAAGGCACCGGTAAGCGGTGTGATCTCGGCCAAGAATGCCAAGATCGGTGCGATTGCCAGCGGCAGTGGCGAGCCGCTTTTCGCAATCATCCGCGACGGCGCCATCGAGATGAAGGCCGATGTTACCGAGGCCGACATCCTCAAGCTTGCCGTCGGCCAGCCCGCAGCGGTGAAGCTTGCCGGCAGCAGCACGACGGTTGACGGCAAGATCCGCCTGATCGCGCCGACGGTGGATCCTCAAACGCGTCTCGGCACCGTCCACATCACGCTCGCCGATATGACTGAGGCGCGTGCAGGCATGTATGCGAGCGCTGTCATCACCGTCGAGCAGAAACAGGCGGTGGTCTTGCCGCAAACGGCAATTACCTCCGAGGATGGCAAATCGATCGTCCGCAAGGTCGAGGATGGCGTCGTGCACCTGGTTCCGGTGACGACCGGCATCCAGGACGGACAGTTCGTCGAAATCCTTTCCGGCGTTGAGGCGGGCGAACAGGCGGTGGCGAAGGCTGGCGCCTATGTTCGCGACGGCGATCGCATCAATCCGGTCGAACCGGCGCAACCGACAACCAATTGACGGGAATCGAGACCATGAACTTCTCCGCCTGGTCCATCCGTAATCCGGTCGCGCCGATCCTGGCCTTTGTCGTGCTCGTCGTGCTCGGCTGGCAGTCCTTCAATTCGCTGCCGATCACCCGTTTCCCGAATATAGACGTGCCGATCGTCTCGGTCGCGGTGACCCAGAGCGGCGCGGCGCCCGCCGAGCTCGAAACCCAGGTCACCAAGGAGATCGAGGACGCGGTCGCCGGCATCTCGGGCGTCGACCATATTCAATCGACCATCACCGACGGCACGTCCACCATCGCCGTGATCTTCCGCATGGAAGTGCCGACGACCCAGGCGGTTCAGGACGTCAAGGACGCGATCGACCGCATTCGCGGCGATCTTCCGACGACGATCGACGAGCCGATCGTGTCGAAGGTCGACGTCGAAGGCCAGGCGATCCAGACCTTTTCCGTTTCCTCACCGGGCATGACGCTCGAAGAGCTCTCCTGGTTCGTCGACGACACGATCAAGCGCGAGATACAGGGCAAGAGCGGCATCGGCCGCGTCGACCGCTATGGCGGCTCCGACCGCGAAGTCCGCGTCGAACTCGACGAGGACCGGCTGAATTCCTTCGGCATCTCCGCCGCCGAGGTCAACGAACAGCTCCGCCGCATGAATCTCGATCTCGGCTCCGGCCGCGGCCAGGTCGGCGGCAGCGAACAAGCGATCCGCACGCTCGGCGACACGCGCGACGTGGCAAGCCTCGCCGACACGATGATCTCCCTGTCGAATGGCCGCTTCGTGCGCCTCTCGGAACTCGGTACCGTGACCGACACCTACGAGGAGCCGAAATCCTTCTCGCGCTTCAATGGCCATCCCGGCGTGACCTTCGCCGTCTTCCGTGCTAAGGGCGCGAGCGAAGTGACAGTGGCCGAGACGGTCGCCGAGACGCTGGACGGGATCCGGGCAAAACATCCGGACGTCACCATCGAAATGGTCGATGATTCGGTCTATTTCACCTACGGCAATTATGAGGCCGCCATCCACACGCTGATGGAAGGCGCGCTGCTCGCCGTCATAGTCGTCATGCTGTTCCTGCGCAATTGGCGGGCAACGCTGATCGCCGCCGTCGCGCTGCCGCTTTCGGCCATTCCTACCTTCTGGGTGATGGAACTCCTGGGCTTCTCGCTGAACCTCGTGAGCTTCCTCGCCATGACGCTCGCGACCGGCATCCTGGTCGATGATGCGATCGTCGAGATCGAGAACATCGAGCGGCACATCAAGATGGGCAAGTCGCCCTATCGCGCTGCGATCGAAGCCGCGGATGAGATCGGCCTTGCGGTCATCGCCACGACTTTCACGATCATCGCCGTCTTCGTGCCCGTCTCCTTCATGCCGGGAATTCCTGGGCAATACTTCATCCAGTTCGGCCTGACGGTAGCCGTGGCCGTCTTCTTTTCGCTTATGGTGGCGCGCCTGATCACGCCGGTGATGGCGGCCTATCTGATGCAGCCGACGGACGTGGGCGGCCATCACGGCGACGAAGGCTTCATGATGCGCCAGTA is drawn from Sinorhizobium sojae CCBAU 05684 and contains these coding sequences:
- a CDS encoding ABC transporter ATP-binding protein, encoding MTSNPASVVSARNLGLTFETSDGPVNALTGVNLDVVKGDFVSFIGPSGCGKTTFLRVIADLEKPTTGSITVNGMTPEEARRHRAYGYVFQAAALYPWRTIEKNIALPLEIMGYSRQEQKARIERTLELVNLAGFGKKYPWQLSGGMQQRASIARALAFDADLLLMDEPFGALDEIVRDHLNEQLLKLWERTDKTICFVTHSIPEAVYLSTKIVVMSPRPGRVTDVIESTLPKERPLGIRETPEFLEIAHRVREGLRAGHSYEE
- a CDS encoding ABC transporter permease, producing the protein MRQENLFRDKLLPISTVVLFLIAVWYVAVVFLNAPFERDTAARAGTEIALSDLVHNTMEQERPVLPAPHQVIAEIWDTTVNKAITSKRSLVYHAWITLSATLLGFGIGAALGILLAVGIVHNRAMDRSLMPWVIASQTIPILAIAPMIIVVLNAIGIAGLLPKALISTYLSFFPVVVGMVKGLRSPETIQLDLMHTYNASPAQTFWKLRWPSSMPFLFTSLKVAVAISLVGAIVGELPTGAVAGLGARLLAGSYYGQTVQIWAALFMAAALAAVLVMIVGLAHTAVLKRMGAKP
- a CDS encoding ABC transporter permease, giving the protein MNVTALAGAIAFWLIAWAINEWLVRQHFENRTVSNLARFAVPLLFGIAILVLWEGIVRGFGIPSVLLPAPSMIWQRLVNSVPTLAADFRQTFLKSVLTGYALGCGLGFLVAILIDRSPFLQKGLLPLGNFVSALPVIGVAPIMVMWFGFDWQSKVAVVVIMTFFPMLVNTVSGLAAASHMERDLMRTYAASWWQTLVKLRLPAAWPFIFNALKINSTLALIGAIVAEFFGTPIVGMGFRISTEVGRMNVDMVWAEIAVAAVAGSAFYGTVALVERAVTFWHPSIRSGRG
- a CDS encoding ABC transporter substrate-binding protein, whose translation is MKKKLASLLAAGVVSLAAFHAYAADEVTLQLKWVTQAQFAGYYVAKDKGFYEEEGLDVEIKPGGPDIAPAQVIAGGGADVIVDWMPSALATREKGVPLVNIAQPFKKSGMMLTCLKESGVETPEDFKGKTLGVWFFGNEYPFLSWMAHLNIPTDGGPDGVTVLKQGFNVDPLIQKQAACISTMTYNEYWQVIDAGIKPEDLVTFKYEDQGVATLEDGLYVLEDKLKDPAFKEKMVKFVRASMKGWKYAEENPDEAAEIVLENDSTGAQTEEHQKRMMGEIAKLTAGSNGALDEADYKRTVESLLAGGSDPVISKEPEGAWTHEITDEALK
- a CDS encoding efflux RND transporter periplasmic adaptor subunit; amino-acid sequence: MTQTFLPLLGAFAAIALSPFSAASAEEAAKPQQEQILPSIVVTEAAERAISDRVLATGSIEAVEETYVSPLVDGLSIRSLNVDVGDRVEKGSTLVVLNDDALLLQKSELEANLAKAEAAVAQYRAQLAETTANAEEATRVAERAEQLSTNGTVSTAEADRLKALAAAARARVRSAEQSVSVAAADIKVVQAQVEDVNLRLARTEVKAPVSGVISAKNAKIGAIASGSGEPLFAIIRDGAIEMKADVTEADILKLAVGQPAAVKLAGSSTTVDGKIRLIAPTVDPQTRLGTVHITLADMTEARAGMYASAVITVEQKQAVVLPQTAITSEDGKSIVRKVEDGVVHLVPVTTGIQDGQFVEILSGVEAGEQAVAKAGAYVRDGDRINPVEPAQPTTN